TTCCCAAGGGCGCTCGGATGAAGGATCCCCGGAAGCTCTTCAACTCGAGTCTCGAAGGGAATGCCCGGCGCGCCATCGACTTCCACGAAAGTGACAGGGTCGAGGCGTCCGCGTTCAAGGCGCTCATCCGCGAGGCCGTGGCGCTGAATACGTCCAAAGACCGCAGGTC
The window above is part of the Thermoanaerobaculia bacterium genome. Proteins encoded here:
- a CDS encoding DUF1801 domain-containing protein is translated as ALIKQADPVAVEEWKWGVPVWSHGGIICTGETYKNVVKATFPKGARMKDPRKLFNSSLEGNARRAIDFHESDRVEASAFKALIREAVALNTSKDRRSARNS